The DNA window TTTTTTATTCCATTCCATGGTGACCAGATTTTCTACTGTAGAATGAAAATCTTCCATATAATCATTACATAATTGTTTCTCTAAAGACCATTGGACTTCATCGCCACGATGAGACCAGGGTTGTGAAGGTAACCAATCAATTAGCCACAAAATACCAATTCAGAAAATGAACCGTCCAAAGAACCAAACCTATCAATTATGCTATCAAGCAGGAATTGACGGATAGACACCGTTGACTACCATCTTCCCTAAATCCTTATTACTTTTATGCAcataaaagagaataaaatggACAGAGATCGGAGGAAGATACAATACACGTAGAATTTGCGCCATGACAGTTGAGGTTATTGCTGGTAATTTTTGTCGAAGAAGAATTCACGAGACCGAACCTGCCTTCAGTTTTGGCGTTTTCTGTTTTACAAAGAAAGCGGATAGCACACTTTTGCTGCGAGCAGGAACGTGTACTCTTTCTTGTCGATTTGGAGCATCAAATGACCTGAATGCTGTCAAATGCTTGGAACCCTCGAACGCTTCCTGTAAAAGATAGGCTGTGAGATTTGACATTTTTCTACAAACATCAAGACAGATAGAAAGGAACTAGAGGAAAGCAATTAATGCAGTCAGGAATAAGAAAGGATAAAAATTCCTGAAATCACGGCCTATTAGAAGACCAGCATTCGTCATCTCAAGCAACCAATGGTATCCACAAGAATACATGTCCCTACGCATGCTAAACAAAATATGCAAATGTGATAACCACATAAGACAGGAACTGTTCTTATTTTATCAAGCAATGGTATAAAAAGTGATTTCACGTTAAGTTATCTAAACAAAATGGACCTAAAACAACTATTCCATTACAGAGATGAATAAATGGATCATCACAAAACGATGGAAAGCCTGAAGAAAACAATCCAACGACACCCTGTAGAAAGGCTTATCGCTCCTAATTATCATGCATGAGACCAGAAGAAAATTGGGAGTGCCTGTACTCTAATCAATTTTAACCTACCCTGTGTGTACCACCTAGCGTTTGCAAAATTGCACTTGAAGCAGGAAATCCATTCGACGGCTGAATGTGACCAGCTGGATATTTCGGTCGGATGGTAGCATCGTTATCTACAAGGTCATGGTTGACATTAAGGATTATCATTTcaagacaacaaaaaaaaaaaggcatccAATCACACAAATGCACCAGTTTTCAACATGGTAGTGCACCAGTTCTATTATACCTATAAGATGGAAAATTCCAGAAGTTTTTTCTGCAATTTTTTGGTCCTCATTACTGCATAAGCATTAAAAATAACGTCATAAGAAAGTGCCAGATACAAAATATCAACAATTAAGGGGAATACACAGAATTGAAATCATGCAAGAAATTCTCTACTTACCAGTTTAAAGAATGTGAAACACCTTTCCTTGTTGACTTTGTCTCTGAGGCTAAATGCCATGAAAGTGTCTTCGATGCAGGAATGCCTAGAACGGAAATGAAAAATTGCTCACGCCAAGACATTAGCAGAATGTTAAACTGACAACAGAAACTATAGTtcctataaatttaaaaaataaagataatataaactaaaagaacAAAGTAGCAGCAATTTATAAATCAGGGTAACGAACTCATGTGAACAATAGATTAACTAAATATGTCAACCATAAACCAGATACCTGAGGGCTGAAGACGACCTCTTGCTTGAAAGGGTTGCTGCCTAGCATCGGTTTGTATATGTGGACTAAAATGTACCTTCTTGCTGACAGAATCTAGTTGGAGTAAACAAAATGTGATGGAAAAGGTCaggggggagagagagagggtgaAGTTAAAATTCACTTGGTACCATAATAGCTAGATGAGATAACAGACGGATGGCTGATACTCTTACTTGGTAATATATAATGCTTATGATGTCTTGGGATCAATGCCAGCAGCTGCTGCTGCCTGAGGCCTTCTTTGCTCGTATACGTTTGACATGTAACCAGTtgctaaaataaaaacagacttcatttttcatttgataTCATTAGCTTAACTTCCCAATAAGACATTAGCAAGATATGCACCTGATTTAGACAAGAGACTTTAAGCTCCATGGTTGACACATCTGATGTTTGCTGCTCGAGAAGCTCTGTCAACTTGTAAGCCACTGTACCAAGGTGATCGACAGCATTAACAAGGGCCCGAACAGCATAGTCCTTTAGGTTGTCCACCACCCTGTGACAATTTTTTGACATTGGTTACATGCCTATTTCTTTTGTGGTCTATTATACTTCCTATGTTCTCATTACATGATATGCCAATTCCTCTTAACTAGCAATCTAACTAGTGGTTGAAAAGGGAAGCTCCCTGCCCCAAATTCCTCAAGCATGGATCAGACCTACTTATATGTAGGTTAACTCGTTCATACCAAATACcaatataaaagaagaagaaaaaaatcctATCACAGATTAACTTAGtaaatgattaaaaagtttaattggCAAGCAGAAGTATGTCCACAATTGCATCATGAAATTACTGTCAAGAAGTGAACCAGAAAAGCTTACATTTGCTTCTGCTCACTGTGAAGATAGGTTTTCTCACAATATTCAGCAGCAGAGTACAGCTGAGGCCTCAAATTCTTCAATTCCTGAATGTAAGTATAAAGGTCCAAACAGTGTGATTCgcatatttatataaaagatGAAACTAAGAAAATCAAGTAATAGAATGGAAAGCTATGAAGACAACAAATTTCAGcaaggaaaaacaaagatcTACAGTAGAAGTTAATCTTCTATCTCGAAAACCAGACCATCCTGACAGTGAACTAACTTTCTACAAAATTATCAGATGTTCCAGCCAATCTCGGTAGAAACATGGCTCTTCTCTCAGATTTTCCTGAATATAGTACGAGGACCGCAGACTCATCCGGAAACTATCACGTGAAGCAAAATTCCCCTTCCGCGCAGTGTTGCCAAACATCTAAAAAAATTCTGCCGTATCATGCCTAAACACGACAAATCTAGACTGCACTTCACTGTTTAAACACTTCGAAATAAAATCAT is part of the Cucurbita pepo subsp. pepo cultivar mu-cu-16 chromosome LG03, ASM280686v2, whole genome shotgun sequence genome and encodes:
- the LOC111790241 gene encoding protein ABIL1 isoform X1, whose translation is MELDQLRPDNPAMTFDEASMERSKSFVKALQELKNLRPQLYSAAEYCEKTYLHSEQKQMVVDNLKDYAVRALVNAVDHLGTVAYKLTELLEQQTSDVSTMELKVSCLNQQLVTCQTYTSKEGLRQQQLLALIPRHHKHYILPNSVSKKVHFSPHIQTDARQQPFQARGRLQPSGIPASKTLSWHLASETKSTRKGVSHSLNCNEDQKIAEKTSGIFHLIDNDATIRPKYPAGHIQPSNGFPASSAILQTLGGTHREAFEGSKHLTAFRSFDAPNRQERVHVPARSKSVLSAFFVKQKTPKLKAGSVS
- the LOC111790241 gene encoding protein ABIL1 isoform X2 — encoded protein: MVVDNLKDYAVRALVNAVDHLGTVAYKLTELLEQQTSDVSTMELKVSCLNQQLVTCQTYTSKEGLRQQQLLALIPRHHKHYILPNSVSKKVHFSPHIQTDARQQPFQARGRLQPSGIPASKTLSWHLASETKSTRKGVSHSLNCNEDQKIAEKTSGIFHLIDNDATIRPKYPAGHIQPSNGFPASSAILQTLGGTHREAFEGSKHLTAFRSFDAPNRQERVHVPARSKSVLSAFFVKQKTPKLKAGSVS